The following DNA comes from Halobacillus litoralis.
TAAGATGTTAGCTTCCAGATCCTCTCCGTTCAAAAAGGATTGGGACTGATCACGTAATTCATCAGCCGCTTCATTACCAGCTCCGGAGACTGCTTGATACGTTGATACGATTACGCGTTTCATTCCTAAAGCCTTACGTACAGGCTCAAGCGCTGCTACCATTTGAATAGTAGAACAGTTAGGGTTGGCAATGATTCCCTGATGATGTTCAATATCTCCTTCATTCACTTCAGGCACAACTAAAGGTACACCTTCTGCCATCCGGAAAGCACTCGTGTTATCTATGACCACTGCTCCACGTTTTACTGCTTCTGGAGCAAGTTTTTTGGATATGGATCCTCCCGCTGAGAACAAAGCGATATCAACGCCATCAAAACTTTCAGGGGTCGCTTCTTCCAGAACGTATTCGTCTCCTTTATACGTCATTTTCAATCCTGCGGAACGGCTGGAAGATAGAAGCTTCAGTTGCTCAATAGGAAAATCCCGGTTTTCTAATGTTTCTAACATTTTTTGGCCAACTGCTCCAGTGGCTCCGACAACAGCTACATTATATCGTTTTTTTTCACTCATATTGGTATCCCCTCTTCTGTATGATAGTTGTAAGAATAGTAAGACATGTCACTATTTTTGTTATTTTATCATATTTACAAGAAGACCTGGTATGAAAAGTGGAATTAATTTGGGTACCTTTCGATTAAAACCGGCTGACGCTGCTTCCCTTCCAAAGCTGCCTCGATCGTTTCAGGTATGAGTTTCATGTCCGCTACGAGGGAATTCGGCTTTTTAAAAGGATGATCCTGCCCGAGCGGGACAAAGTAAATGTTCTTTGTAGCCATTAAACGCATCACATTTACTCCGTTCAGTCCAAGTGCATCATTTGTAGAAACAGCCAAGACAACAGGATTCTCATTTCGCAGAGTAGCTTTGGCTGCCATCAATACAGGAGAATCCGTCAAGGCATTAGCGAACTTACTTGTTGAATTTCCCGTGAGTGGTGCGATGACCATACAATCGAGTGGACGCTTAGGTCCAAGTGGTTCTGCGTCAGGAATGGTCAGGATCGGTTTTTCTCCTGTGATCTCCTCAATTTTTTTCAAATGATCGACTGCATCTCCAAACCTTGTATCTGTATTCTGAACCGTATAAGATAAAACGGGAATGACGGTGGCGCCCAAATCCACGAGTTCTTGCATGATGGGGAAAACTTCATGATACGTGCAGTGGGAGCCCGTAAGTCCAAAACCTATCACTTTACCTTTCAACTTAGACATTAACCATTCTCCTTTCGTACATTTTGGTTCAACAAACGTGAGACCACATCAGCGATGATTCTTCCAGCTGTCTTAGGCGCTACGATGCCGGGAAGTCCAGGGGCTAACAAGGCTTTGACTCCCCTTTTATCTGCGTAACGAAAATCTGTACCTCCAGGCTTTGATGCAAGATCGAGAATCAATGCATGGGAGGGCAGTTGTTTTATCACAGAGGCATTGACGACAAGCTGTGGGACGGTATTCAATAAAATGTCGCACGTCATATCCACCTTGTCGATTTCATTCATGTCAATTGATTTCAACCCCATTTCATATACCCTCGCGGCACTTTTTGACGAACGTACGCCAACCAATACTTCTGCCCCTAAGTGATCGAAAGTTCTTGCAAGACTCATACCGAGACGACCAAGACCTAAGACGATTACTTTTGAACCGTGAATTGTAAAGTCTGTATGTTGAATGACCAACATCAACGTCCCTTCCACCGTCGGGATCGAATTGTAAATAGCTACATCATCTCGATCCATAAGAGGGATAAGAGAACGGTTGACTTTATTTGCTAATTTCGTCAGGTGAGTATTTGTTATACCAGTGAAGATCAGACAATGATCTGGTGTTCTTTTCAACCACTCTTCCGGTAGATGAATGAGCTGATTTGAGAAAATGCCCTCGATCTTTCCGTCATCGTCTGTTCCCGGAACCGGAAGAATAACTGCATCCAACTTCTCCACTTGTTGACTATCAAAATCCAAGTCGATCGCTTCTCTGAAGCTTTCGTTCAGTTGATCGAATCCTGCTAAATAAACAGTTGCGTCCCATTCATTCAGCCTTCGTATGAGTTCGATCTGCCGGGCATCGCCCCCTATAACCGCAACATGATATCCTGTTAGCATCCCGGATGTCTCCTTTTTCTAGTGTCTTATCTCTTTGTATCCTATGCCGGAACCATAAGTTAGTGATTTGGTTCGACAACAAAAAAACACTGCAGCTATTTGCAAGGTCACTGAAAAACCCTTTTCTCTCTAGGGAGCTGTTGAAGTTGTTGTTTCTCCGTGGATGCTTGCCGCGGGTACGGGCACAACTGACTTGATAAAGAAGGTCGATCTCCGGCTCGCGCTGTTCCCGCATGCGTCACCACCGAACACTCATCTCGAAATCAAAATGGCACATCTGAAAGAGTGATTTTTTTGATTTATAAATGAAAATCACACTGCGTATACAAGGGCTGGTGGCGATATTGCCGTCAATATCAAACGAATACTAAAGCTCATGGAGGAGAAAGAGACCGAATGGCTCATCGAAATAAAGAAGCCGAGTAGAACGATAATATCGTCCTACTCGGCTTTTTCTTTGATATATAACTAAGAAAGTTGCAGTTCTACAGTAGTCTCGCTAGTTGCTGTTGTGTTTTACTGTTTTTTCAAGAGAATGGTTTCATCGCCAATGGTTTTGATTTGATGCCAATCGATCGTCAATTCTTTTCTAGCTGCCCCGAAACCGATCAAACCCTGGTTCAGAATGACTAAGGACTTGATCATTCCGGAATCAGGATCAATAATGAGATCTGCTCTACCTAGTACACCGAGTTTTTCACCATTCTCCACATCGATCACTTCTTTTTTCGATAATGCCTTCATCCTCATTTCCCACAACCCCTCATCATCTTTCCTCACTTAACAATTTAGGTAAGGCTGCTATGTGATAGCCCTCCTTTTTTATTTTTTCGATTAAATCCGGCAAACTGTTGACTGTCACTTCCGTCGGATGCATAAGCACAGTAGCTCCATTATGCAGGCGGCTCATCACCCGGCTGATCAGCACGTCTTTCGTCGGCTTTTTCCAATCCACCGTATCAACCGACCAAAGGATTGTTTCCATTCCCATCTCATGAGCAGCTTCTACTGTACCCTCATTATAGCTTCCTGCCGGGGGAGCGAAATATTTAACCTTTTCCTTCGTCAGAGCAAAAAGGAGTTCATCCGCTTGTTCGAGGTTGTTTTTCGAATCCGCTTTAGACATTTTGGCCATGTCTTTATGCATATACCCATGACTTCCAATAATGTGTCCTTCTTCTTCAATCATCTGGATAAGATGTGTGTACTCTTTTGCAAATTCACCATCGATGAAGAAAGTGGCCTTCAC
Coding sequences within:
- the asd gene encoding aspartate-semialdehyde dehydrogenase encodes the protein MSEKKRYNVAVVGATGAVGQKMLETLENRDFPIEQLKLLSSSRSAGLKMTYKGDEYVLEEATPESFDGVDIALFSAGGSISKKLAPEAVKRGAVVIDNTSAFRMAEGVPLVVPEVNEGDIEHHQGIIANPNCSTIQMVAALEPVRKALGMKRVIVSTYQAVSGAGNEAADELRDQSQSFLNGEDLEANILPVKGDEKHYPIAFNALPQIDVFQENGYTFEEMKMINETKKIMHSPDLPVAATCVRLPFFTSHAESVYVEVEKEGVTVEEIKELMNNAPGIVLEDDPSTQTYPTPLSAAEKKDVFVGRIRKDLDEDKGFHLWVVSDNLLKGAAWNSVQIAERLIANKWL
- a CDS encoding dipicolinate synthase subunit B, which produces MSKLKGKVIGFGLTGSHCTYHEVFPIMQELVDLGATVIPVLSYTVQNTDTRFGDAVDHLKKIEEITGEKPILTIPDAEPLGPKRPLDCMVIAPLTGNSTSKFANALTDSPVLMAAKATLRNENPVVLAVSTNDALGLNGVNVMRLMATKNIYFVPLGQDHPFKKPNSLVADMKLIPETIEAALEGKQRQPVLIERYPN
- the dpaA gene encoding dipicolinic acid synthetase subunit A, whose amino-acid sequence is MLTGYHVAVIGGDARQIELIRRLNEWDATVYLAGFDQLNESFREAIDLDFDSQQVEKLDAVILPVPGTDDDGKIEGIFSNQLIHLPEEWLKRTPDHCLIFTGITNTHLTKLANKVNRSLIPLMDRDDVAIYNSIPTVEGTLMLVIQHTDFTIHGSKVIVLGLGRLGMSLARTFDHLGAEVLVGVRSSKSAARVYEMGLKSIDMNEIDKVDMTCDILLNTVPQLVVNASVIKQLPSHALILDLASKPGGTDFRYADKRGVKALLAPGLPGIVAPKTAGRIIADVVSRLLNQNVRKENG
- a CDS encoding YlmC/YmxH family sporulation protein produces the protein MRMKALSKKEVIDVENGEKLGVLGRADLIIDPDSGMIKSLVILNQGLIGFGAARKELTIDWHQIKTIGDETILLKKQ
- a CDS encoding polysaccharide deacetylase family protein translates to MSIRAVGLFFICISFLTGLGLAYFTVNEAVTVNKDDTLYQKINDEKEKYEWAAEDAKIDPVWKKTPGIVGREVDVEASYKKMKKQGGYDPDRFVYKLIKPEVSMGDLPPSPIYRGHPAKEMVSFLINVSWGEEFIPDMVEIFSEHQVKATFFIDGEFAKEYTHLIQMIEEEGHIIGSHGYMHKDMAKMSKADSKNNLEQADELLFALTKEKVKYFAPPAGSYNEGTVEAAHEMGMETILWSVDTVDWKKPTKDVLISRVMSRLHNGATVLMHPTEVTVNSLPDLIEKIKKEGYHIAALPKLLSEER